A portion of the Polaribacter cellanae genome contains these proteins:
- a CDS encoding NHLP family bacteriocin export ABC transporter peptidase/permease/ATPase subunit: MSKKKEFKIEKQARPVKTPTVLQMEGVECGAAALSIILGYYGKFVPLEKLRIACGVSRDGLKATNILKAAREYGLEAKGYAKSIEKLMQLEMPAIIFWNFNHFLVIEGFTKNKVYLSDPAQGRYHVSHQEFDDAFTGVVMTFKPGENFEKGNEKQGLMSSLASRVKNSKMSITYIILASLFLVIPGLVIPSFTKIFIDKYLVNGISEFIMPLLLVMGGILLINSILVYLQQYYLLRLETKLALTTSSKFLWHVFHLPIAFFTQRYSGEVGNRVSLNDKVARLLSGDLANSALNVIVVVFYALLMFSYDIVLTVIGIAMATLNIVALQFVSRARKDANRNFMNENGKLLGTTTSGISMIETLKASGRENDFFTTWTGYLAKVMNTQQELGWLTTRLNIIPPLLMSLTTTIILGAGAMRVMDGQMTLGMLVAFLYLMNNFMGPVNQLVRVGSLLQETEGDMGRIDDVLNYEIASEFEEKEEIKNKISEENLQKLTGHFEMKNITFGYNTTMPALIEDFSLKLKPGSRVALVGGSGSGKSTVARLASGLYDPWEGEIRFDNKLRKEIPRHIITESVAVIDQEVLMFKGSIQENIGFWDAKIPEKHIIQSAKDAAIHDVVAARTDAYDSEVMERGANFSGGQRQRLEIARALALNPSILIMDEATSALDPKSEKIVMDNIKKRGCTCLIVAHRLSTIMDCDEIIVMEFGKIVERGTHQELMSKNGTYAQLIDSK, from the coding sequence ATGAGCAAAAAGAAAGAATTTAAAATAGAAAAACAAGCACGTCCTGTTAAAACACCTACTGTTTTACAAATGGAAGGTGTAGAATGTGGGGCGGCTGCATTAAGTATTATTCTTGGGTACTATGGAAAATTTGTCCCATTGGAAAAATTACGAATTGCTTGTGGTGTTTCTAGAGATGGATTAAAAGCAACAAACATTTTAAAAGCTGCTAGAGAATATGGATTAGAAGCCAAAGGTTATGCAAAATCTATTGAAAAATTAATGCAGTTAGAAATGCCTGCTATTATTTTCTGGAATTTTAATCATTTTTTAGTCATTGAAGGATTTACAAAAAACAAAGTGTATTTAAGTGACCCTGCTCAAGGGAGGTATCATGTAAGTCATCAAGAATTTGATGATGCTTTTACAGGTGTAGTAATGACTTTTAAGCCTGGAGAGAATTTTGAAAAAGGAAACGAAAAGCAAGGTTTAATGAGTTCTCTTGCTTCAAGAGTAAAAAACTCAAAAATGAGTATTACTTATATTATTCTTGCAAGTTTATTTTTAGTAATTCCAGGTCTTGTCATTCCTTCTTTTACAAAAATATTTATTGATAAATATCTAGTCAATGGAATTTCAGAGTTTATAATGCCTTTACTTTTAGTAATGGGAGGTATCCTTCTCATAAATTCAATACTGGTGTATCTACAACAATATTATTTATTACGATTAGAAACAAAACTCGCACTAACCACATCCAGTAAGTTTTTATGGCATGTATTTCATTTGCCAATAGCTTTTTTCACCCAGCGATATAGTGGAGAGGTTGGAAACAGAGTATCCTTAAATGATAAAGTAGCAAGATTGTTAAGTGGAGATTTAGCAAATTCAGCCTTAAATGTCATAGTGGTTGTATTTTATGCATTGCTAATGTTTTCTTACGATATCGTACTCACAGTAATAGGTATTGCCATGGCTACTTTAAACATAGTGGCGTTACAATTTGTTTCTAGAGCACGTAAAGATGCGAATCGTAATTTTATGAATGAAAACGGGAAGCTTTTAGGAACTACAACCTCTGGTATTAGTATGATTGAAACTCTAAAAGCATCTGGAAGAGAAAATGATTTTTTTACAACTTGGACAGGGTATTTAGCCAAAGTAATGAACACACAACAAGAATTAGGTTGGCTAACCACAAGACTTAATATAATTCCACCATTATTAATGTCCCTTACAACAACTATCATTCTTGGTGCTGGTGCTATGCGTGTTATGGATGGGCAAATGACCTTAGGAATGCTAGTTGCTTTTTTATACTTGATGAATAATTTTATGGGACCTGTAAATCAATTAGTAAGAGTTGGAAGTTTACTTCAAGAAACAGAAGGCGATATGGGAAGAATTGATGATGTATTAAATTATGAAATTGCAAGTGAATTTGAAGAAAAAGAAGAAATAAAAAATAAAATTTCTGAAGAGAATTTACAAAAGTTAACAGGTCATTTTGAAATGAAGAATATAACTTTTGGTTACAATACCACAATGCCTGCCTTAATTGAAGATTTTAGTTTAAAGCTAAAACCTGGTAGTAGAGTTGCATTGGTTGGAGGATCTGGTAGTGGTAAATCAACAGTAGCAAGATTAGCTTCTGGTCTTTATGATCCTTGGGAAGGAGAAATACGATTTGATAATAAGCTACGAAAAGAGATTCCTAGACATATTATTACCGAATCAGTAGCTGTTATAGATCAAGAAGTATTGATGTTTAAAGGTTCTATTCAAGAAAATATAGGTTTTTGGGATGCAAAAATTCCTGAAAAACATATTATTCAATCTGCTAAAGATGCGGCAATTCACGATGTTGTTGCGGCAAGAACAGATGCTTATGATAGTGAAGTAATGGAACGAGGAGCAAATTTTAGTGGAGGTCAACGCCAACGATTAGAAATTGCAAGAGCGTTAGCATTAAATCCATCTATTTTAATTATGGATGAAGCCACAAGTGCTTTAGACCCAAAATCTGAAAAAATTGTGATGGATAATATTAAAAAGCGAGGTTGTACTTGTTTAATTGTAGCCCATAGATTGAGTACCATTATGGATTGTGATGAAATCATTGTAATGGAGTTTGGAAAAATAGTAGAACGTGGAACGCATCAAGAATTAATGAGTAAAAATGGGACTTATGCTCAGTTAATTGATTCAAAATAA
- a CDS encoding NHLP bacteriocin export ABC transporter permease/ATPase subunit, which translates to MFENKKIRLAENQSLVLKEFDRFWMVTSGEVDVFYTAIDDNGEYVSALKYLYSAKSGELLFSLKTSEKKEDNYKLIVVSKGASIVAINKNKLLYIEHLFLKSMIDKWVLKTAHRIQQTNSPRVYTIIEPSDSTDLKKDAIGFPAKGVLWSSLIKGEYNIYSEDRIVTSDSGINYPIAVSNSLWIKGLLNETEIKVSSTKEVLKDEIDFMRSLNNLQDYLYAKLLENNTLEIEEERNRIKEKVTSEASNLSSTLQQLRTIVVGKNKKGTVLKGNKALDNNLFATCQLIGDAVGFQFEAPKFMESYKNSTTNQLYAIAQSSKVRVRKIILRGTWWKEENGHLIAFYKEDKRPVALIQSTPNSYLLKDISTGEELKIDHKIADQLEPICYMLFYGFNETMTSVRKIGKFAVQGIKKDSKYLILAAFAGSLIGLLVPVLSGVMFDDVIPTADKSLHFEVFAIMLMLGLVTAGLQLVQGVLQLRVESKSSINLQAGVMDHLLRLPVTFYKKFSAGDLTNRALSINGIRQILSSTVMTAVLSGAFSFVNLGLLFYYESSLAWIGVGLALLAVTFMTIIGFMKLKYDRQISDIQGELQGFLFEFLSGITKIRITGGERRIFTLWGTKFSKLKQLGFSSGSYQNFVEVFNSSYPLFTNILFFGFIYYTVSNATAVGAMISVGAFMAFISAFNQFLRDCLKMSMALITSLNIITLYERVKPILEEIPESSEQSTDPGELVGDIEMNSVSFRYHEDQPLILNNLSFKINQGEMVAFVGTSGSGKSTIMRLLLGFEEPEAGSIYYDGDAYDSMNKDLVRRQIGVVLQNGALMSGSIYKNIVGNSELTLEDAWEAARMAGMEEDIKQMPMEMHTVISEGAGTFSGGQRQRLMIARAIVHKPRLLFMDEATSALDNKTQNIVSESLDKLQATRIVIAHRLSTVKNADCIYVLDKGAIVESGSFEELMEKKGVFANLAKRQIA; encoded by the coding sequence ATGTTTGAAAACAAAAAAATAAGGTTAGCAGAAAATCAATCATTAGTTTTAAAAGAGTTTGATAGATTTTGGATGGTTACTTCTGGAGAGGTTGATGTTTTTTATACTGCTATTGATGATAATGGAGAGTACGTTAGCGCTTTAAAATATTTATATAGTGCAAAATCTGGAGAATTGCTTTTTAGTTTAAAGACTTCGGAAAAAAAAGAAGATAACTATAAATTAATTGTTGTTAGTAAAGGAGCGTCTATAGTCGCAATCAATAAAAATAAGCTATTATATATAGAGCATCTTTTCTTAAAGAGCATGATTGATAAATGGGTTTTAAAGACTGCCCACCGTATACAACAAACAAATAGTCCAAGAGTATATACAATTATTGAACCGTCTGATTCAACAGACTTAAAAAAAGATGCTATTGGATTTCCTGCAAAAGGTGTACTGTGGAGTTCATTAATAAAAGGAGAATATAACATATACTCTGAAGATAGAATAGTAACTTCAGATTCAGGAATTAATTACCCAATAGCTGTATCCAATAGTTTGTGGATAAAAGGACTTTTAAATGAAACCGAAATAAAGGTTTCAAGTACAAAAGAGGTTCTTAAAGATGAAATAGATTTTATGCGTTCATTAAATAATTTACAAGATTATTTATATGCAAAATTACTTGAAAATAACACTTTAGAAATCGAGGAAGAAAGAAATCGAATAAAAGAAAAAGTAACCTCAGAAGCTTCTAATTTATCAAGCACATTACAACAATTAAGAACTATTGTTGTTGGGAAAAACAAAAAAGGAACTGTACTAAAAGGTAATAAAGCTTTAGACAATAATTTATTTGCTACTTGTCAGCTTATTGGTGATGCAGTTGGATTTCAATTTGAAGCTCCAAAATTTATGGAGTCTTATAAAAATAGTACTACGAATCAATTATATGCTATTGCTCAATCATCTAAAGTAAGAGTTCGCAAAATAATTCTTAGAGGCACATGGTGGAAAGAAGAAAATGGACATTTAATTGCTTTTTATAAAGAAGATAAAAGACCTGTAGCTTTAATACAAAGCACACCAAATTCTTATCTTTTAAAAGATATTTCAACAGGAGAAGAACTAAAAATAGATCATAAAATTGCAGATCAATTAGAGCCTATTTGTTATATGCTTTTTTACGGATTTAATGAGACCATGACATCAGTAAGAAAGATTGGTAAATTTGCAGTTCAAGGGATAAAAAAAGATTCTAAATACCTAATCCTAGCTGCATTTGCAGGAAGTTTAATAGGCTTATTAGTTCCTGTTTTGTCAGGAGTTATGTTTGATGATGTAATACCTACTGCCGATAAATCGTTACACTTCGAAGTGTTTGCAATCATGCTCATGTTAGGATTGGTTACAGCAGGGTTACAACTCGTTCAAGGAGTCTTACAACTCAGAGTAGAATCTAAATCCAGTATTAATTTACAAGCTGGTGTAATGGATCATTTGTTACGCTTGCCAGTTACTTTTTATAAAAAATTCTCAGCGGGAGATTTAACTAACAGAGCTTTAAGTATTAATGGTATTCGACAAATATTATCTAGCACAGTAATGACTGCTGTTTTAAGTGGTGCTTTTTCATTTGTAAATTTAGGGTTGTTATTTTATTACGAATCTAGTTTAGCTTGGATAGGAGTTGGTTTGGCTTTATTAGCTGTGACATTTATGACTATTATTGGTTTTATGAAATTAAAATATGACCGTCAAATCTCTGATATTCAAGGTGAGTTACAAGGGTTTCTTTTTGAATTCTTATCAGGAATTACTAAAATTAGAATTACGGGTGGAGAACGTAGAATATTTACACTTTGGGGAACAAAATTCTCTAAACTAAAACAATTAGGATTTAGCTCTGGAAGTTACCAGAATTTTGTAGAAGTTTTTAATAGTTCGTATCCATTATTCACTAATATTCTATTTTTTGGTTTTATATATTATACCGTTAGTAATGCTACTGCTGTAGGTGCTATGATTTCTGTAGGTGCTTTTATGGCATTTATCAGTGCTTTTAATCAGTTTTTAAGAGATTGTTTAAAAATGAGCATGGCGCTAATTACATCGTTAAATATCATTACTTTATATGAAAGGGTAAAACCAATTTTAGAAGAAATACCTGAATCTTCAGAACAAAGTACAGACCCAGGAGAATTGGTTGGAGATATTGAAATGAATTCGGTTTCTTTTAGGTATCATGAAGACCAACCGTTAATTTTAAACAACTTATCTTTTAAGATTAATCAAGGGGAAATGGTCGCTTTTGTAGGAACTTCTGGTTCTGGTAAATCTACAATAATGCGCTTGTTATTAGGGTTTGAAGAGCCTGAAGCTGGTTCAATATACTATGATGGTGATGCATATGATTCTATGAATAAAGATTTGGTGCGTAGACAGATTGGTGTTGTGCTTCAAAATGGAGCCTTGATGTCTGGAAGTATTTATAAGAATATTGTTGGTAACTCAGAACTAACATTGGAGGATGCATGGGAAGCAGCACGAATGGCAGGAATGGAAGAAGATATAAAGCAAATGCCTATGGAAATGCATACTGTGATAAGTGAAGGTGCAGGAACATTCTCTGGAGGGCAACGTCAACGTTTAATGATTGCTCGTGCCATTGTGCATAAACCTAGATTATTATTTATGGATGAGGCAACAAGTGCTTTAGATAATAAAACACAAAATATTGTGTCAGAAAGTTTAGATAAGCTTCAAGCTACGAGAATAGTAATTGCTCACCGTTTAAGTACTGTAAAAAATGCTGATTGTATTTATGTGTTAGATAAAGGAGCAATTGTAGAATCGGGTTCTTTTGAAGAATTGATGGAGAAAAAAGGAGTGTTTGCAAATTTAGCCAAACGACAAATAGCATAA